Sequence from the Magnetovibrio sp. genome:
GTTATCAAGAAGCGTATCTCAGCGAGTTTCCGGGCTACTACAAAACCGGCGACGCGGGCTATTTGGACGATGACGGTTACGTCTACGTCATGTCGCGCACCGACGACATCATCAACGTCGCCGGACACCGCCTGTCCACCGGCGCGATGGAAGAAGTGCTGTCGGCTCACCCCGACGTTGCCGAATGTGCGGTGATGGGCGTGGCCGACGATCTGAAAGGTCAGATGCCGCTGGGGCTGTTGGTGCTGAAGGCCGGCGTCGCACGCGACCCCGCCGACATCGTCAAAGAAGTGGTGCAGATGGTGCGCGATCAAATCGGTCCCGTGGCGGCGTTCAAAACCGCGACCGTGGTCAACCGCTTACCCAAGACGCGTTCGGGCAAAATCCTGCGCGGCACCATGCAAAAAATCGCCGACAACGAAGATTACAAGATGCCCGCGACCATCGACGACCCGGCCATCTTGGATGAGATCGAAGCGGCGTTGGAAGGCATCGGTTACGCCAAGGCGCGCGGCTGATTTTGCGCGTCTTTCAGCGAAATGACAGGGCCGCGAATATTCGTTCGCGGCCCTTGTTTTTTTTGCATTTCGAAAGCACTTGTGTGCTAGAATAACGATCAAGGTTATGTCCCGAAAGGGGCGGTAATTCAATGTTTTACGACCTGTTTAAGGCGTCGTGTTTTGCGTCGTTCGAGCATCTGGGATCGCCCAGGAAAGGAGGTTCGCTATGCAAGCCATCTCTTCCGAAAAAGTCTGTTATGTGATCGTCAAGACGCGTGAATTCGACGCCAAGGAAGCCGCGCCCTACGACGACCCCGGCGGCAATGCCACCGATGACAACGATCACCAGATCCTCTCCGACCAGCCCGACGATTCCGTGTATGAAGAACTGATGTCGTTCTTGGAATCGCTCAGTGAAGAAGAACTGTGCGAATTGCACGCGATGATTATGCTCGGGCGCGGTGATGTGGACATGGAAAATTGGGCCGACGCGGTGCAAACCGCCCAAGACGATTTGGATGAAAGCACGCCCAAGCACCTTTTGGAAATCCCTCTGATCAGCGACTACCTGTCCGAAGCGCTTTCCCAATTCGGTCAGTCGTGCTCGGACTGAAGGGGCAATGATCGAAAGTCACAAAAAAAGGGCCGCTTGTTGCGGCCCTTTTTGTTGATCTGTGAAAAACGCTCAGTCTTCGTCGTTGGACGATTTGCCGAACACGCTTTCCACGGTGTGCTCTTCTTCTTCTTCCGCCTTGGGGCCGGGTTCCATGGTCGGCAGGATCGGCTCGGGCGAATAGTGCGACGGTGCGGGCTCGGCTTCGGTTTGCGGCACGTGGGTGGTGCCGGCCTTGGCACGGGCGATGGCGACGACCTTTTCGAGATCGGCTTCCGTGCACAGCCCCATGCCCACCGGGCTTTGCGGCTTGATGTTGTTGATGTTCCAGTGGGTGCGTTCGCGCACCGACTTGATGGTCGGCTTGGTGGTGCCGATGATGCGCGAAATCTGCGCGTCGCTCAACTCCGGATGGTGCTTGAGCAGCCATGCGATGGCGTCCGGACGATCTTGGCGCTTGGACACCGGCGTGTAGCGCGCACCCTTGCCGCGGGCTTTGGGCATCGGCAACGTTGCCTTGGCCATTTTCAGCGTGGCATTGGGATCGGCCTGACAGCGGTCGATTTCGGCTTGGGTCAGTTCGCCCGACGCGATCGGGTCGGCACCCTGCATGCCCACCGCAACCTCGCCATCGGCGATGGCTTGCACTTCCAGCTCGTGCAGACCGACGAATTCGGAGATCTGTTCGAACGAAAGGGCGGTGTTTTCAACCAGCCATACGGCCGTCGCCTTGGGCATCAATGGCTTCGCCATTTTGGGTTTCCTTATCCATAAAACGGGTTCAACCCCCATTGAGGGGGTTGAGTTAGCCTTGTTTATCCCAAAAACCCAGGCGGGTAAACCATTTGAGCAAGATTTATCGGCCGGTTTCGTCGGTGGTCAGCACGATTTTGCCGATATGGGCGCTGCTTTCCATCAAACGGTGGGCCTCGGACGCGTTTTCGAGGGCAAAGGTCCGATGCACCACCGGCTTGATTGCGCCGCTTTCCAGCAGCGGCCACACGGTTTTCTTGAGGTTTTGCGCAATCGCAGCCTTGAATCCGGTGTCGCGGGCGCGCAGGGTCGATCCGGTCAGGGTCAAACGCTTAAGCATCACCGCCATGAGGTCGAGTTCGACCTTGGAGCCTTGCAAAAATGCGATGTTCACCAGTCTCCCGTCGGGGGCCAAAGATTTGATGTTGCGCGCCACATAATCGCCGCCGACCATGTCGAGAATCACGTCGACGCCTTTGTCGCTGCCGAATTCGCGCGCCAAAGGCACGAAATCGTCCTCGCGGTAGTTCACCGCCATCTCGGCGCCCAAATCCAGGCAGGCCTGGCATTTTTCGCGGCTTCCCGCCGTGGTGATGACGCGAACGCCTAAGCGGCGGGCCATTTGGATGGCGGTGGTGCCGATGCCGCTGGTGCCGCCGTGCACCAAAAGACTCTCGCCTGAGCGCAGGTGGGCGCGATCGAACAGGTTGCTCCACACCGTGAAATAGGTTTCCGGCAGCGATGCGGCTTCGATCAGCGACAAGCCCTGGGGTATGGGCAGGCACGCACCGGTGTGGGCGGTGGCGTATTCGGCGTAACCGCCGCCACTGAGCAACGCGGTGACACGATCGCCGATGGTCAAATCGCTGACGCCTTCGCCCAAGGCGACGATTTCGCCCGCCGCTTCCAGACCCAAGATATCGCTGGCGCCGGGCGGCGCGGGGTATAGGCCGTCGCGCTGCAAAACGTCCGGACGGTTGATGCCCGCCGCCGCGACCTTGATCAGGACTTCGCCGGTGGCGGGAATGGGTACGGGGCGTTCGCCGATCGTCAGGGCCTGTGCGCCTTTGACGTCGGTTGTTTCGATACAACGCATGGCCTGGGGGAGTGTCGTCTTGGACATGGGACTCGTCACCTATTTGAGGACTTTTGGGGAGGCGTCTGATCCCCTAGTATGACCAGGAGCCACGCGCACACAAGCAGATGTTGGGACAAGCAGGAGCCGAGCATGGATACGGATGATTTGGAGCCGATGAAACCGTCACCGGGCGCCAGGACGATACGCAAGGACTTGGATGAGATGTCGATCGAGGCGGTTGGCGAGTACATCGACGAACTCAAGAGCGAAATCGCCCGGGCTGAATCCGCGATCAAAGCCAAGCAAGCCGCGCGGGCGGGCGCCGACGCGTTTTTCAAGCGCTGACGGGGTGGGTGCCGGTAACCGTGTCGAAGCGATTTGGGCTTAACGCTCTTTTAACGCTAAATACCCATACTGTAAGTGTCGGATTGGCATCTGCACTGAGCCTCCGACGCCTCCCTGTTAAACTCGCGCCGCCTCACCGAGGTGGCGCTTTTTTCGAGCCCACTCGCACCTGAGAGCGAGTATGTCGTTTTTACGACAAAGGTGTATTTCTGTCCTTGACCTAGTCCCTTTGCGTGATAAAGTCTGTCCCACAAAAATGAGACAGCGAGTTTAACAGGGCTCGAATACATGATTAAAAGGGCTGCCGTCAGGCGGCCCTTTTTTCGTGAAGCCTCTCATAAATCAAGGTTTGGACCATGGCGGACAAAACGTTTCCTTCCCTCAGCGACTTTCCTCACACCCTCGGAGTGGCGGTGCGCTGGAATGACTACGATATGGTCAACCACGTCAACAATGTGCAGTTCTACGTCTATTTCGAAGAGGCCGTGGTCAGTCTGTGCGACGTCTTTGGGCTGGATTGGCTGACCGACCGGGCGATCCCGTTCGTGGCCGAAAGCAAATGCCGATTCTTGGCGCCGATTCCGTTTCCGTCGAAGGTCACGGCGGGCATTGGGGTGGAACGGTTGGGTACGACCAGCCTGACGTACGGTATGGCGCTGTACGTCGAGGGGCGACGAAAGCCGGTCGCCGTCGGCCATTTCATTCATGTGTTCGTTGATCGTGACAGCGAAACGCCGACGCCCATTCCCGCACCGATCCGCGCCACCGCGGGGCGTTATCTGCTTGCCAACGCAAAGCAGTAGGCCGGCCTCGCATGAGGCCGGCCCGGCTGACGTACAATGTGAGAGGCGTTTAAGCGGCCTTTTGTTCAATGGCCTTGGGCTTCGAACCCGTGCCTTTGATCTCGACCTTGCGCGGTTTCAGGCTTTCCGGAACTTCGCGCACCAGTTCGATGTGCAAAAGACCGTTGTTCATCTCGGCGCTGTTGACCTTGATGTGGTCGGCGAGTTCAAAGCGGCGCTCAAACGCGCGCATGGCGATGCCGTGGTGCAGGTACTGAACCGGCTTATCGTCGCTTTCGACGCGACCCGAAACGGTCAAGCGGGTGTCTTGCACGGTGATGTCGAGATCTTCGATCCCAAACCCGGCGATGGCCATGGTGATGCGGTAGGCATCTTCGCCCAACACTTCGATGTTGTAAGGCGGATAAGCGCTGGCGGTTTCGTCCAGATGGGCCATGCTTTCGAGCTGGCGCTGCATGCGGTCGAAGCCAACGGCAAAACGATTGAGAGGGGTAAAGTCGATGGTACGCATAACTGTTCTCCTTAAATGAGCAACAATGTCAAAGGATTGTCCCGATCATCGGCGACAGTCCGGTTCATGCTGTATCGCGGTAAAAGACCGTTTGAGGGACCCGCTTGGCGGCATCCTGTCGGCTGTTCACTGGATACAAAACGGATTTAGGTTGATGTTTTTGGCGCCGCAAGGGGGCCGAGCAAAAAAAATCAAAAACTATTCAGTCGTTGAATTTAGCGCGGCTGAGGGGGCTGAGCCGAAGCGTGCGGTGCGGCCTGAGGTGTGGCTGTAGGCGACTGAGCCGGCTGAGCTGGCTGAGATTGTTGCGCAGGCTGAGGTTGGGCCGGTTGGGGCTGGGTGGGTTGCGTTTGGGCGTCTGCGGGTTGTTCGGGCTGGGGCTGTGCGCCGGGCAACGACTTGCCGCTGGCGGCGACGTACAGCTGTTCCAACTGCGGACGTTCGGCCGCAGCTGCGGCCTCGACGGTGGCGATGTCGACCTTGTCGTTCCACACCAATTCTTGCAGATACGCAGGGCCGTCGATGCCCTTGAGATAATAGGGACCGCGTTTGACGAAACGCCAGCTTCCGCCCTTGGCCATGCCGTAAACGGTGTCGGATACGAAAATCTGATCGGCCTTGGCTTTGTCGACGATGCGCGCCGCCATCTGCACGGTGACGCCATACAGATCTTTTTCCTCCATCACCACACGGCCTGCGTTGATGCCGATTTTCACTTTCAGCGGAATTTCGGGGCTTTGCTGGTTGTGCAGTTCGATCATCATCTGCATCTGTTGGGTGCCGAGCAGGCTGTCGGTGACCTTTTCGAACGACGCCATGATGCCGTCGCCGGTGTGCTTGATTTCGTGCCCACCGGTCTTGGCCAAGGCTTCACGCACCACGCGGTTGTGGGCGCGGACCACCTCTTGGGCGGCTAGGTTGCCCTTTTCGTGGGTCATGGCGGTGGATCCGACGATGTCGGTGAACATCACCACCACTTCCTTTTCGGGGTCTTCCGGGGCCTTGGGCTTATTCCATTCATGCAAAAACGCGTCGAGCTTTTTGGGTGATTCCTTGTCGCCGCCTAGATATTCCGTCATGGTTTGACGGCCGGACTGGAACATTTCCATGTAGCGGGCGTCTTGCAGCAGATAATCTTCGTAGCGCTTGGCGAAGGCCTGGGCGTGCTCGGGCTTGAGGCCCATGACTCCGAGGCTGCTGGCAAGGATTTCGGAGATGCTGTCGCTATCCAGGTTTCGCGCGCCGCCCAAGCTTTCGGCGGCTCCGGCCAGATAGAGATTCACGCCGAAGCGGTTGTAGTTGTCCATTTTACGCCGTTCGGCGGGCAGGGCGCGCACGGCTTCGCCAAAAAAGCCCATCAGTACGGCTTTTTGCGCTTCGGCGGCGGGCGACAGACCGGAGTACTCTTCTTCCTCTTCTTTTTCTTCCTGGCCCTCTTCCGCGTCCGCGTCGTCCTGTTGCTTGGCTTCCTCTTCAGCCCTTTTTTTCAGCTCTTCCTCAGCTTGTTTTTTGCGCTCTTCTTCTTCTTCCTTGGTGAGCTTAGCTTCTTCCTGTTTTTGCGCTTCCTCTTCGGCCTTGCGCTTGGCTTCTTCCTGGCGACGTTTGTCCTCGGCCTGTTTTTTGATTTTTTCTTCACGTGCGAGGTTGATTGCCTCCAACTCGTCGCCGCGCATAAAGGCCAGGTATGTGAGGATCACCGACAACAGGAACGTTGCGATGGCCGTACCGATCATGATGTTGGAACGCATCACGCCATAAAATTTGATTCCCGCGATCTGCTTGTACGGCAGCACGCCGTTCAGCACGCCGACCACGATTGCGGAAATGGCGATGGAAAACAACAGCACCAGCATCAGCTTGGTAAACACGCCCAGGCGCGAGGTCTTGCCTGACTTCGCATTGGATGAGGCCTTGTCGCCAAAATCGATGTCATCCATGCGATTGGCACTGGCGCGGGCCATGTAGTGGGCATACTTACCGCCACCAGATGACGGCGATCCTGGCTCGCTGGAGAGGGCCGCAGACGGTTTCGGCACATGCTTGTAGATCATGTGTTCGCGGTGCAGGCCGGTGCGGTCGTCGTAATTGTCGCGAACCACTTTGATGCCGGACAGCCCCGGCATGGATTCCAGGGTTTTGGCCTCTTCGATGGCGTCCTCGCGGCCGGAAGGTGGAAATTGGGCGTGAATGCGCCATTTTCCTCCTTGCATGACCTGGACTTCGTAACTTGTCGAATCTGCCATCGCCCCGGTATCGCCCCAATCCTGGTCGTCGACGGCGCGGTACGGTCGACGATCATGTGGTTCTTAGATCATTGTCTGTAAATAGTGGGCCCAATTTATATGCAAAGCATACTAAGTACACGATTCTAAACAAAATTGAAATTTTCAAGAAATAAGAGTTTTTGTTCAAAGACTTTTAGGAAGCACTTTGGTGCATTTCAAAAGTGTGTAGGTTTTTAAATATTCAATCTGTTGGACGGGTTGCGGGCACGATTAAGGGGCGCCAACGTGAACCGATGGCACCCCTTGAAACCGTACAGACAGATCCAAATAAACTTAGGACTTAAGGCCCAAGCCTTTGAAGCGGCTGTTGAACTTGGCAAGCTGGCCGCCGCTATCGAGCAGACGGTGGACGCCGGTCCAAGCCGGATGGGTCTTCGGATCGATGTCGAGTTTCATGGTGTCGCCTTCTTTGCCCCAGGTCGAACGGGTCGTAAAGGTGGAACCATCAGTCATCTCGACTGTGATCTCATGATAGTCAGGGTGAATGTCTTGTTTCATCACTCAGCTCCAAAAACGGGAGCGCTTATATAAACAGGCGCTGGCGGGGATGCAAGCGTTGAAAGGGCTTTGGCGTGAATTAATTTGCCTGCAGAAGGGGGCGACCGGCTCTTGTCGGGGCGGCGGGGGTGGTTTAGACAGGGAAGCCGCACACCACAACAGCAGGACGCAGACCTCATGGACGCCACCGCGTTTGAAGATTTGGCCGAAAAGACCCTCGAATCCTTGTTCGACGCCATTGACGATGCCATCGGCGACGATGCCGACGTCGATTTGGAAAACGGTATTTTGACCGTGGAATTGGAAGATGGGCGTCAGTACGTCATCAACAAACACGCCCCGAACCAGCAAATCTGGCTGTCTTCGCCCATCAGCGGCGCGGCCCATTACGGCTATGACGAGGCGGCAGGAGCCTG
This genomic interval carries:
- a CDS encoding DUF3775 domain-containing protein, producing MQAISSEKVCYVIVKTREFDAKEAAPYDDPGGNATDDNDHQILSDQPDDSVYEELMSFLESLSEEELCELHAMIMLGRGDVDMENWADAVQTAQDDLDESTPKHLLEIPLISDYLSEALSQFGQSCSD
- a CDS encoding adenylate/guanylate cyclase domain-containing protein, yielding MADSTSYEVQVMQGGKWRIHAQFPPSGREDAIEEAKTLESMPGLSGIKVVRDNYDDRTGLHREHMIYKHVPKPSAALSSEPGSPSSGGGKYAHYMARASANRMDDIDFGDKASSNAKSGKTSRLGVFTKLMLVLLFSIAISAIVVGVLNGVLPYKQIAGIKFYGVMRSNIMIGTAIATFLLSVILTYLAFMRGDELEAINLAREEKIKKQAEDKRRQEEAKRKAEEEAQKQEEAKLTKEEEEERKKQAEEELKKRAEEEAKQQDDADAEEGQEEKEEEEEYSGLSPAAEAQKAVLMGFFGEAVRALPAERRKMDNYNRFGVNLYLAGAAESLGGARNLDSDSISEILASSLGVMGLKPEHAQAFAKRYEDYLLQDARYMEMFQSGRQTMTEYLGGDKESPKKLDAFLHEWNKPKAPEDPEKEVVVMFTDIVGSTAMTHEKGNLAAQEVVRAHNRVVREALAKTGGHEIKHTGDGIMASFEKVTDSLLGTQQMQMMIELHNQQSPEIPLKVKIGINAGRVVMEEKDLYGVTVQMAARIVDKAKADQIFVSDTVYGMAKGGSWRFVKRGPYYLKGIDGPAYLQELVWNDKVDIATVEAAAAAERPQLEQLYVAASGKSLPGAQPQPEQPADAQTQPTQPQPAQPQPAQQSQPAQPAQSPTATPQAAPHASAQPPQPR
- a CDS encoding NAD(P)H-quinone oxidoreductase, translated to MSKTTLPQAMRCIETTDVKGAQALTIGERPVPIPATGEVLIKVAAAGINRPDVLQRDGLYPAPPGASDILGLEAAGEIVALGEGVSDLTIGDRVTALLSGGGYAEYATAHTGACLPIPQGLSLIEAASLPETYFTVWSNLFDRAHLRSGESLLVHGGTSGIGTTAIQMARRLGVRVITTAGSREKCQACLDLGAEMAVNYREDDFVPLAREFGSDKGVDVILDMVGGDYVARNIKSLAPDGRLVNIAFLQGSKVELDLMAVMLKRLTLTGSTLRARDTGFKAAIAQNLKKTVWPLLESGAIKPVVHRTFALENASEAHRLMESSAHIGKIVLTTDETGR
- a CDS encoding thioesterase family protein; the protein is MADKTFPSLSDFPHTLGVAVRWNDYDMVNHVNNVQFYVYFEEAVVSLCDVFGLDWLTDRAIPFVAESKCRFLAPIPFPSKVTAGIGVERLGTTSLTYGMALYVEGRRKPVAVGHFIHVFVDRDSETPTPIPAPIRATAGRYLLANAKQ
- the cyaY gene encoding iron donor protein CyaY yields the protein MDATAFEDLAEKTLESLFDAIDDAIGDDADVDLENGILTVELEDGRQYVINKHAPNQQIWLSSPISGAAHYGYDEAAGAWISTRSSDSLLDVLSTEMSQIAGTPVRLD
- a CDS encoding DUF1192 domain-containing protein, which translates into the protein MDTDDLEPMKPSPGARTIRKDLDEMSIEAVGEYIDELKSEIARAESAIKAKQAARAGADAFFKR
- a CDS encoding Hsp20 family protein — encoded protein: MRTIDFTPLNRFAVGFDRMQRQLESMAHLDETASAYPPYNIEVLGEDAYRITMAIAGFGIEDLDITVQDTRLTVSGRVESDDKPVQYLHHGIAMRAFERRFELADHIKVNSAEMNNGLLHIELVREVPESLKPRKVEIKGTGSKPKAIEQKAA
- a CDS encoding DUF1013 domain-containing protein, whose amino-acid sequence is MAKPLMPKATAVWLVENTALSFEQISEFVGLHELEVQAIADGEVAVGMQGADPIASGELTQAEIDRCQADPNATLKMAKATLPMPKARGKGARYTPVSKRQDRPDAIAWLLKHHPELSDAQISRIIGTTKPTIKSVRERTHWNINNIKPQSPVGMGLCTEADLEKVVAIARAKAGTTHVPQTEAEPAPSHYSPEPILPTMEPGPKAEEEEEHTVESVFGKSSNDED
- the rpmE gene encoding 50S ribosomal protein L31, with amino-acid sequence MKQDIHPDYHEITVEMTDGSTFTTRSTWGKEGDTMKLDIDPKTHPAWTGVHRLLDSGGQLAKFNSRFKGLGLKS